In the Brassica napus cultivar Da-Ae chromosome A7, Da-Ae, whole genome shotgun sequence genome, one interval contains:
- the LOC125576440 gene encoding uncharacterized protein LOC125576440 gives MKEHNSLETETGFCELDFCDSVLQPDLLSFENDKTWNFLRSSCENFVDLSVDDILIYNTLFEKCLESLIVVSQSELKLVCSDVDNDMHVLKMINVVAYLDKILFCNVYFDLHFDRLKSVLLVLGNDILIFDWNKYLSYTFDPGLLVFVLSIQERQVQPLNESIGRAQQPQIWRSFVVQTDYLAASDRCSVQERYLNIPKVFCLESNFTRNPTHQGFTEAWNRMKIVTDEEVMNFPNQRFFSLSIREYQISKRYSCPIKKRPEPKPIIGFQMDLPASQKDQNQKKWPWDLEVMIHTPKPARPKTALPSSFSQQTRENPTKEAAKCSPHEKQLELMILHDPNVFPQSTSCPKQKHCKDHQLIASTLHENVLKPRISKRKHILTWLKNVLLKPFHELISLSCALKEIWCRKEHELKLLRPKNSFDFVHDDNFSNFALSLSFHNSFSLWPDFEIDKSIFGNQLTCLMLAHVLDDYSKCLDHVFGVLRIKKPFDYSFTRFDVVSLVALNKQDKHDQFLRRASTNGMDAKILGIP, from the exons atGAAGGAACATAATTCACTTGAAACTGAAACTGGTTTTTGTGAACTTGATTTTTGTGATTCTGTTTTGCAGCCTGATCTCTTgagttttgaaaatgataaaactTGGAATTTTCTGAGATCATCTTGTGAGAATTTTGTTGATTTGAGTGTTGATGATATATTGATCTATAACacattatttgaaaaatgtCTTGAGTCTTTGATAGTTGTTTCTCAATCTGAACTTAAGCTTGTGTGTTCAGATGTTGATAATGATATGCATGTTTTGAAAATGATTAATGTTGTTGCATATCTTGATAAGATTCTTTTCTGTAATGTCTACTTTGATTTGCATTTTGACAGGCTGAAAAGTGTGCTACTTGTTCTTGGAaatgatatcttaatttttgatTGGAACAAGTATCTCTCTTACACATTTGATCCTGGTCttttagtgtttgttttgagtatccaggaaagacaggttcaGCCTCTGAATGAAAGCATTGGCCGTGCCCAACAACCtcagatttggagaagctttgttgttcAAACCGACTACCTTGCTGCCAGCGACAGATGTTCAGTCCAAGAAAGATATCTCAACATTCCGAAGGTCTTTTGTCTTGAATCCAATTTTACTCGAAATCCAACTCATCAAGGATTCACTGAGGCTTGGAATCGCATGAAAATCGtcacggatgaagaagttatgaattttccaaaccaAAGGTTCTTCAGTCTGTCTATCCGCGAGTACCAGATTTCTAAACGATATTCATGCCCCATAAAGAAGCGGcctgagccaaaaccgatcATAGGGTTCCAGATGGATCTCCCAGCTTCTCAGAAAGACCAAAATCAGAAGAAATGGCCATGGGAtcttgaagttatgatccaTACACCAAAACCGGCCAGACCAAAGACAGCACTGCCTTCTTCATTCAGCCAACAAACCAGAG AAAACCCAACAAAAGAGGCAGCAAAGTGTTCACCACATGAAAAACAATTGGAGCTGATGATCCTCCATGACCCAAATGTGTTTCCTCAGTCAACTTCCTGTCCAAAAcaaaagcactgtaaggatcatCAGTTGATTGCCTCTACTCTtcatgaaaatgttttgaaaccgagaatttcaaagagaaaacatattcttacttggttgaaaaacgttttgctcaaaccttttcatgaattgatttcattgagctgtgctttgaaagagatttggtgTAGGAAAGAGCATGAACTAAAATTGCTTAGGCCAAAGAATTCTTTTGATTTCGTTCATGATGATAATTTCTCAAATTTtgcattgtctctttctttccatAATAGTTTCTCACTTTGGCCTGATTTTGAGattgataaatcaatttttggcAACCAGCTTACTTGCTTAATGCTTGCCCACGTCCTTGATGATTATTCTAAGTGCTTGGATCATGTTTTTGGTGTCTTAAGGATAAagaaaccctttgattattcCTTTaccagatttgatgtggtttctctagttgcTTTGAATAAACAGGATAAGCATGATCAGTTTCTAAGGAGAGCAAGCACCAATGGAATGGACGCCAAAATACTTGGAATTCCTTGa
- the LOC106450573 gene encoding beta-amylase 1, chloroplastic-like (The RefSeq protein has 5 substitutions, 2 frameshifts compared to this genomic sequence), protein MAFNLTHQLGALAGTPIKSGEMTAPSAESSLSVSPPSARMPISMNMNYTSNRNVSPPMSPVLGSRRADLSVACKAFAVETVEEQRTYKEGGIGGEKGKGGVPVFVMIPLDSVTIGNTVNRRKAMRASLQALKSAGVEGIMIDVWWGLVEREAPGAYNWGGYNELLEMAKKVGLKVQAVMSFHQCGGNVGDSVTIPLPQWVVEEVDKDPDLAYTDQWGRRNHEHISLGADTLPVLKGRTPVQCYSDFMRAFRDNFKHLLGDTIVEIQVGMGPAGELRYPSYPEQDGHEVPRDWSLPVLRQDSLSSLKAAAEAYGKPEWGGTGPTDAGHYNNWPEDTQFFKKEDGGWNTEYGDFFLTWYSQMLLDHGERILSSAKSIFQDTGVKISVKVAGIHWHYGTRSHAPELTAGYYNTRFRDGYLPIAQMLARHNAIFNFTCIEMRDHEQPQDALCAPEKLVNQVALATLAAEVPLAGENALPRYEDYAHEQILKASALSFDQNSEGENREMCAFTYLRMNPELFKADNWGKFVGFVKKMGEGRDSDRCREEVEREAEHFVHVTQPLVQEAAVALTH, encoded by the exons ATGGCGTTTAATCTAACGCATCAGCTCGGAGCTCTCGCCGGAACTCCGATCAAGTCAGGCGAAATGACCGCACCATCGGCCGAATCGTCGCTATCGGTTTCACCACCGTCGGCGAGGATGCCTATATCGATGAACATGAATTACACCTCGAACAGAAACGTATCGCCGCCGATGAGTCCGGTCTTGGGATCGAGGCGAGCGGATCTGTCCGTGGCGTGTAAAGCTTTCGCGGTGGAGACAGTGGAGGAGCAGAGGACGTACAAGGAAGGAGGGATCGGAGGAGAGAAAGGGAAGGGAGGAGTTCCTGTGTTCGTGATGATGCCGCTTGATAGTGTGACGATGGGGAACACTGTGAATCGGAGGAAGGCGATGAGAGCGAGTCTTCAGGCGTTGAAGAGTGCTGGTGTTGAAGGGATCATGATCGATGTGTGGTGGGGTTTGGTGGAGAGGGAGGCTCCTGGGGCTTATAACTGGGGAGGTTATAATGAACTGCTTGAGATGGCGAAGAAGGTTGGACTTAAGGTGCAGGCTGTTATGTCGTTTCATCAGTGTGGTGGTAACGTTGGTGACTCTGTCAC tATTCCTTTGCCTCAGTGGGTTGTTGAAGAGGTTGACAAGGATCCAGACCTTGCATATACTGATCAGTGGGGAAGAAGGAACCACGAATATATATCACTTGGCGCTGATACACTCCCAGTTCTCAAAGGTAGAACACCCGTGCAATGCTATTCCGATTTCATGCGTGCTTTCAGAGACAACTTCAAGCATCTTCTTGGAGACACCATTGTG GAAATCCAAGTGGGAATGGGACCAGCAGGAGAGCTGCGTTACCCTTCATACCCCGAGCAAGACGG ACATG AGGTTCCCAGGGATTGGAGCCTTCCAGTGCTACGACAAG ACTCATTAAGCAGCTTGAAAGCAGCAGCTGAAGCTTATGGGAAGCCAGAGTGGGGTGGCACTGGCCCAACCGATGCGGGTCACTACAATAACTGGCCAGAAGACACTCAGTTCTTCAAAAAAGAAGACGGTGGTTGGAACACAGAATATGGAGAGTTCTTCCTCACATGGTATTCCCAGATGTTGCTGGATCATGGCGAGCGTATCCTTTCCTCAGCCAAATCGATATTCCAAGACACGGGTGTCAAAATATCAGTCAAAGTCGCTGGAATCCACTGGCATTACGGGACACGCTCTCACGCCCCTGAGCTCACAGCAGGATACTACAACACTAGGTTCAGAGACGGATACCTTCCGATCGCTCAAATGCTAGCCAGACACAACGCCATATTCAACTTCACCTGTATCGAGATGAGAGACCACGAGCAGCCTCAAGATGCGCTTTGTGCACCAGAGAAGCTAGTGAACCAGGTGGCTCTAGCTACTCTAGCTGCAGAAGTTCCTCTAGCTGGTGAAAACGCATTGCCTAGGTATGATGACTACGCGCACGAGCAGATCCTCAAGGCGTCTGCGCTGAGCTTTGATCAGAACAGCGAGGGAGAAAACAGAGAGATGTGTGCGTTTACTTACCTGAGGATGAATCCGGAGCTGTTTAAGGCGGACAATTGGGGGAAGTTTGTAGGGTTTGTGAAGAAAATGGGTGAAGGGAGAGACTCTGATAGGTGTCGGGAAGAAGTGGAGCGTGAAGCTGAACACTTTGTGCATGTTACTCAGCCGCTGGTTCAAGAAGCTGCAGTGGCTCTCACTCACTAG
- the LOC106450573 gene encoding beta-amylase 1, chloroplastic-like isoform X1 translates to MAFNLTHQLGALAGTPIKSGEMTAPSAESSLSVSPPSARMPISMNMNYTSNRNVSPPMSPVLGSRRADLSVACKAFAVETVEEQRTYKEGGIGGEKGKGGVPVFVMMPLDSVTMGNTVNRRKAMRASLQALKSAGVEGIMIDVWWGLVEREAPGAYNWGGYNELLEMAKKVGLKVQAVMSFHQCGGNVGDSVTIPLPQWVVEEVDKDPDLAYTDQWGRRNHEYISLGADTLPVLKGRTPVQCYSDFMRAFRDNFKHLLGDTIVEIQVGMGPAGELRYPSYPEQDGTWRFPGIGAFQCYDKYSLSSLKAAAEAYGKPEWGGTGPTDAGHYNNWPEDTQFFKKEDGGWNTEYGEFFLTWYSQMLLDHGERILSSAKSIFQDTGVKISVKVAGIHWHYGTRSHAPELTAGYYNTRFRDGYLPIAQMLARHNAIFNFTCIEMRDHEQPQDALCAPEKLVNQVALATLAAEVPLAGENALPRYDDYAHEQILKASALSFDQNSEGENREMCAFTYLRMNPELFKADNWGKFVGFVKKMGEGRDSDRCREEVEREAEHFVHVTQPLVQEAAVALTH, encoded by the exons ATGGCGTTTAATCTAACGCATCAGCTCGGAGCTCTCGCCGGAACTCCGATCAAGTCAGGCGAAATGACCGCACCATCGGCCGAATCGTCGCTATCGGTTTCACCACCGTCGGCGAGGATGCCTATATCGATGAACATGAATTACACCTCGAACAGAAACGTATCGCCGCCGATGAGTCCGGTCTTGGGATCGAGGCGAGCGGATCTGTCCGTGGCGTGTAAAGCTTTCGCGGTGGAGACAGTGGAGGAGCAGAGGACGTACAAGGAAGGAGGGATCGGAGGAGAGAAAGGGAAGGGAGGAGTTCCTGTGTTCGTGATGATGCCGCTTGATAGTGTGACGATGGGGAACACTGTGAATCGGAGGAAGGCGATGAGAGCGAGTCTTCAGGCGTTGAAGAGTGCTGGTGTTGAAGGGATCATGATCGATGTGTGGTGGGGTTTGGTGGAGAGGGAGGCTCCTGGGGCTTATAACTGGGGAGGTTATAATGAACTGCTTGAGATGGCGAAGAAGGTTGGACTTAAGGTGCAGGCTGTTATGTCGTTTCATCAGTGTGGTGGTAACGTTGGTGACTCTGTCAC tATTCCTTTGCCTCAGTGGGTTGTTGAAGAGGTTGACAAGGATCCAGACCTTGCATATACTGATCAGTGGGGAAGAAGGAACCACGAATATATATCACTTGGCGCTGATACACTCCCAGTTCTCAAAGGTAGAACACCCGTGCAATGCTATTCCGATTTCATGCGTGCTTTCAGAGACAACTTCAAGCATCTTCTTGGAGACACCATTGTG GAAATCCAAGTGGGAATGGGACCAGCAGGAGAGCTGCGTTACCCTTCATACCCCGAGCAAGACGGGACATGGAGGTTCCCAGGGATTGGAGCCTTCCAGTGCTACGACAAG TACTCATTAAGCAGCTTGAAAGCAGCAGCTGAAGCTTATGGGAAGCCAGAGTGGGGTGGCACTGGCCCAACCGATGCGGGTCACTACAATAACTGGCCAGAAGACACTCAGTTCTTCAAAAAAGAAGACGGTGGTTGGAACACAGAATATGGAGAGTTCTTCCTCACATGGTATTCCCAGATGTTGCTGGATCATGGCGAGCGTATCCTTTCCTCAGCCAAATCGATATTCCAAGACACGGGTGTCAAAATATCAGTCAAAGTCGCTGGAATCCACTGGCATTACGGGACACGCTCTCACGCCCCTGAGCTCACAGCAGGATACTACAACACTAGGTTCAGAGACGGATACCTTCCGATCGCTCAAATGCTAGCCAGACACAACGCCATATTCAACTTCACCTGTATCGAGATGAGAGACCACGAGCAGCCTCAAGATGCGCTTTGTGCACCAGAGAAGCTAGTGAACCAGGTGGCTCTAGCTACTCTAGCTGCAGAAGTTCCTCTAGCTGGTGAAAACGCATTGCCTAGGTATGATGACTACGCGCACGAGCAGATCCTCAAGGCGTCTGCGCTGAGCTTTGATCAGAACAGCGAGGGAGAAAACAGAGAGATGTGTGCGTTTACTTACCTGAGGATGAATCCGGAGCTGTTTAAGGCGGACAATTGGGGGAAGTTTGTAGGGTTTGTGAAGAAAATGGGTGAAGGGAGAGACTCTGATAGGTGTCGGGAAGAAGTGGAGCGTGAAGCTGAACACTTTGTGCATGTTACTCAGCCGCTGGTTCAAGAAGCTGCAGTGGCTCTCACTCACTAG
- the LOC106454473 gene encoding golgin subfamily A member 6-like protein 2: protein MGGCTSKQERPSMRSVKKESSTEKRRGRRHMRREVDEREKVMFDKLREAEREWGKERKKLREQVKRLRKKVEEREEAKTTTTEEREYWKWVVEEMCVERAVRDEAVEKWKQLYLAIKNELDHLIIHTTSSSSGEATMQRQLEGKGEEEAVKTVEELRNEVRVKEDTIETLKEKIALMDREKYEKEREIDILRQSLRILGSKKNKKKGASFASTNLMILKTKCVECT, encoded by the exons ATGGGTGGTTGCACAAGCAAGCAAGAGAGACCAAGTATGAGAAGTGTCAAGAAGGAGTCTTCAACTgaaaaaagaagaggaagaagacacaTGAGAAGAGAGGTGGATGAGCGAGAGAAAGTAATGTTTGATAAACTTAGAGAGGCGGAGAGAGAGTGggggaaagagagaaagaagcttAGAGAGCAAGTGAAGAGGCTAAGGAAGAAAGTGGAGGAGAGAGAGGAAGCaaagacaacaacaacagaggagagagagtaCTGGAAATGGGTTGTTGAGGAGATGTGTGTGGAGAGAGCAGTGAGAGATGAAGCCGTTGAGAAATGGAAACAACTCTATTTAGCTATCAAGAATGAGCTTGATCATCTCATCATCCACACAACTTCTTCCTCTTCTG GAGAGGCAACAATGCAAAGGCAACTTGAGGGCAaaggtgaagaagaagcagtTAAGACAGTGGAGGAACTGAGAAATGAAGTTAGAGTTAAAGAAGATACAATTGAGACACTAAAAGAGAAAATAGCTTTGATGGATAGAGAAAAATATGAGAAGGAAAGAGAGATTGATATACTTAGACAGAGTCTGAGGATTCTTGGAAgcaagaagaataagaagaaaggAGCATCGTTTGCATCAACGAATCTGATGATTTTGAAGACCAAATGTGTGGAATGTACATAA
- the LOC106450576 gene encoding dihydroxy-acid dehydratase, chloroplastic → MHATILSPRATLFPPHNVRSSNSLDSRRRRRSTVSCAAQPVTADPSPPLTDSSNKLNKYSSRITEPKSQGGSQAILHGVGLSDDDLLKPQIGISSVWYEGNTCNMHLLQLSEAVKEGVERAGMVGFRFNTIGVSDAISMGTRGMCFSLQSRDLIADSIETVMSAQWYDGNISIPGCDKNMPGTIMAMGRLNRPGIMVYGGTIKPGHFQEKTYDIVSAFQSYGEFVGGSISDEQRKTVLHNACPGAGACGGMYTANTMASAIEAMGMSLPYSSSIPAEDPLKLDECRLAGKYLIELLKMDLKPRDIITPKSLRNAMVTVMALGGSTNAVLHLIAIARSVGLELTLDDFQKVSDAVPFLADLKPSGKYVMEDIHKIGGTPAVLRYLLEAGFMDGDCITVTGQTLAQNLENVPRLPENQVIIRPVSNPIKETGHIQILRGDLAPEGSVAKITGKEGLYFSGPALVFEGEESMLAAISADPMSFKGTVVVIRGEGPKGGPGMPEMLTPTSAIMGAGLGKECALLTDGRFSGGSHGFVVGHICPEAQEGGPIGLVENGDIITIDIGKKRIDTQVSAEEMNERRKKWTAPAYKVNRGVLYKYIKNVQSASAGCVTDE, encoded by the exons ATGCACGCCACCATCCTCTCCCCACGCGCCACTCTCTTCCCTCCACACAATGTCCGCTCCTCCAACAGCCTCGACTCTCGCCGCCGCCGCCGATCAACCGTCTCCTGCGCCGCCCAACCCGTAACCGCCGACCCCTCCCCTCCTCTCACGGACTCCTCCAACAAGCTCAACAAGTACAGCTCAAGAATCACCGAGCCCAAGTCCCAAGGCGGCTCCCAAGCCATCCTCCACGGCGTGGGCCTATCCGACGACGATTTGCTGAAACCCCAGATCGGGATTTCCTCCGTGTGGTACGAAGGCAACACCTGCAATATGCATCTGCTCCAGCTGTCCGAGGCGGTGAAGGAGGGAGTGGAGAGAGCTGGGATGGTTGGGTTTAGGTTCAACACGATTGGTGTGAGTGATGCTATCTCTATGGGAACCAGAGGGATGTGTTTCAGTTTGCAGTCTAGAGATTTGATTGCTGATAGTATTGAGACTGTGATGAGCGCTCAGTGGTATGATGGCAACATCTCTATCCCTGGTTGTGATAAAAat ATGCCTGGAACTATTATGGCCATGGGAAGGCTTAACAGACCTGGGATTATGGTTTATGGTGGAACCATCAAG CCAGGACATTTTCAAGAGAAGACATATGACATAGTATCTGCTTTCCAG AGTTATGGAGAATTTGTTGGTGGGTCTATAAGTGATGAACAGAGAAAGACTGTCCTCCATAATGCATGTCCTGGAGCTGGAGCCTGTGGTGGCATGTACACTGCTAATACAATGGCTTCTGCAATCGAAGCCATGGGAATGTCCCTTCCTTACAG CTCTTCAATACCTGCTGAAGACCCGTTGAAGCTGGACGAGTGCCGGTTAGCTGGAAAATATCTTATAGAGTTGCTAAAGATGGACTTGAAACCGCGTGACATTATCACTCCTAAATCACTTCGTAATGCAATGGTCACAGTCATGGCTCTTGGGGGTTCAACCAACGCTGTGTTGCATCTAATTGCTATTGCCAGGTCTGTGGGTTTGGAGTTGACCCTTGATGATTTCCAGAAGGTCAGCGATGCTGTTCCGTTTCTAGCAGACCTTAAACCAAGTGGGAAGTATGTTATGGAAGATATACATAAG ATTGGTGGCACGCCAGCTGTTCTTCGTTATCTATTAGAAGCTGGATTTATGGATGGGGATTGTATCACTG TCACAGGGCAGACTTTGGCTCAAAATTTAGAAAACGTCCCTCGTTTACCAGAAAACCAG GTTATTATCAGACCTGTGTCAAACCCAATCAAGGAGACTGGACACATCCAAATCTTGAGAGGAGACCTTGCACCAGAGGGTTCTGTAGCAAAAATAACTGGCAAAGAAGGGTTATATTTCTCTG GTCCTGCACTTGTATTTGAAGGAGAGGAATCTATGTTGGCTGCTATATCAGCAGACCCGATGAGTTTTAAA GGAACAGTGGTTGTTATCAGAGGAGAGGGTCCTAAAGGAGGTCCAGGCATGCCAGAGATGTTGACACCAACAAGTGCTATTATGGGTGCCGGTCTTGGAAAG GAATGTGCATTGCTGACTGATGGTAGGTTCTCGGGTGGGTCACACGGTTTCGTTGTTGGCCATATTTGTCCTGAGGCTCAg GAGGGTGGTCCAATTGGTCTGGTAGAGAATGGAGACATAATCACAATCGACATAGGAAAGAAGAGAATAGACACACAAGTCTCGGCCGAAGAGATGAATGAGCGAAGAAAGAAATGGACTGCTCCTGCTTACAAGGTTAACCGTGGAGTTCTATACAAG TACATCAAGAATGTGCAATCGGCTTCAGCTGGATGCGTGACTGATGAGTAA
- the LOC106453302 gene encoding late embryogenesis abundant protein 1-like — protein MSNLQQSYNAGQTRGQANEKAEQWTESAKETAHNACDKTANAAQSTKESAQHGQQQASGFIQQTGESVKNMAQGAVDGVKNTLGMNEKKK, from the exons ATGTCGAACTTGCAACAATCGTACAATGCTGGGCAGACCAGGGGCCAAGCTAAC GAGAAGGCCGAGCAATGGACTGAATCAGCCAAGGAAACTGCACACAACGCTTGCGACAAGACTGCTAACGCAGCTCAGTCCACCAAAGAATCTGCCCAACACGGGCAACAACAAGCCTCTGGTTTCATCCAACAA ACCGGAGAGTCCGTGAAGAATATGGCTCAGGGTGCGGTTGATGGTGTCAAGAACACTCTTGGAAtgaatgagaagaagaaatga